The following are encoded in a window of Esox lucius isolate fEsoLuc1 chromosome 14, fEsoLuc1.pri, whole genome shotgun sequence genomic DNA:
- the zgc:103482 gene encoding intracellular hyaluronan-binding protein 4, translated as MKGIIEDPADTESAGFGCAVTNRFGQLLDDEADPFDIIRQAQVEKQKKKKKDEPKKNDATAKPVKKESQKDRRAPLSAGESDNVQQPKSLHGQKYPRGTPAQVEDRGERRVGFRDRRQNDNEAPLGYSIERPVDPDVRAGRGRGGGRGRGMRGSGNFRSTDGFDQRGKREFERHSGSDRTGVRPEEKRGGSGPRNWGSMRDHMSAATDGAPTEDGGDGDEVADSAETGANRAPETEGEGEAVVEIAVEMSLDEWKALQEQNRPKKEFNLRKADTIVPSDSVVIHKSKKHVEEHAEEVEEDDDISSLRRPANDITAKLKIDFGSLGRPSRGARGGGRGGRGRGGPATRPETISPQKPPEKPRVQQGQAPNPDDPEDFPALA; from the exons ATGAAGGGTATAATTGAAGATCCCGCGGACACCGAAAGTGCTGGTTTTGGGTGCGCTGTGACAAACCGCTTTGGTCAGCTTTTAGACGACGAGGCCGACCCTTTCGATATAATTCGCCAGGCTCAAGTGGAGAagcagaagaaaaagaaaaaggatgagcCGAAAAAAAATGATGCTACAGCCAAGCCTGTCAAGAAAGAGTCTCAAAAGGACAGGAGAGCTCCCTTGAGTGCCGGGGAAAGCGACAATGTACAACAACCTAAAAGTTTACATG GTCAGAAATATCCTCGCGGTACACCTGCCCAGGTGGAGGACAGGGGTGAACGACGAGTTGGCTTCCGGGACCGGAGGCAGAACGACAATGAGGCTCCCCTAGGATACTCCATTGAAAG GCCTGTGGATCCGGATGTGCGTGCTGGACGGGGCAGAGGCGGCGGTCGTGGACGGGGAATGCGTGGGTCTGGCAACTTCAGATCCACAGATGGCTTTGaccagagaggaaagagggagtTTGAGCGCCACAGTGGGAGTGATAGAAC TGGTGTTCGGCCAGAAGAGAAGAGGGGCGGCAGTGGTCCACGTAACTGGGGATCCATGAGGGACCATATGAG TGCTGCGACTGATGGGGCTCCCACTGAGGATGGTGGTGATGGAGATGAGGTGGCAGATTCTGCTGAGACTGGAGCAAATCG TGCCccagagactgagggagagggggaagcgGTTGTGGAGATTGCTGTGGAGATGTCTCTGGATGAGTGGAAAGCCCTGCAGGAACAGAACCGTCCCAAGAAGGAGTTCAACCTGCGCAAGGCTGATACCATTGTGCCCTCGGACTCTGTAGTCATCCACAAGTCCAAGAAACATGTTGAG GAGCATGCTGAAGAGGTTGAGGAAGATGATGACATTTCATCTCTTCGTCGCCCCGCCAATGACATCACAGCCAAACTGAAGATTGACTTTGGCAGCCTTGGGCGACCCTCCCGGGGGGCCaggggaggaggtagaggggggCGTGGACGTGGTGGCCCAGCCACTCGGCCAGAGACCATTTCTCCTCAGAAGCCGCCTGAGAAG CCCCGAGTCCAGCAGGGACAGGCACCAAACCCCGATGACCCAGAGGATTTCCCAGCACTGGCTTAA